A single region of the Pyricularia oryzae 70-15 chromosome 4, whole genome shotgun sequence genome encodes:
- a CDS encoding Ulp1 protease has product MPPESRRKRRASCLAADNQVVQAVPGAFVEVVRGDFSHALAPANSTASATAAMPTVAPATPSVAETVPTVIEPTDPTPTPAEQQPRGGILRWISGFITPVYSFIRRRNNSETDTTTSIPEAEPRVKRRKLEEATFAVAWATIPSTRIGIENIEKVRGFIKRIKRHADEPYVTIAHYNFPGPIEAFSSQKTYDKAFKLHLTMYDKLEGYDAADVVLPEIFKPQTELLKSRDIIHGDFPDTNNVLSADVHDWMIHKYKENTWRNFNAAKAEFAAVLDQAIKSLQFMYCEQSFSNVKGLVGHPLESYDIDIDERRKHGIAADVFEFLGQKMEKSRLLRELVKAPAEAMFSVAADCRALEETKPVPSHVVFEAATVVPHSFRRRQEAQDQPQSWTVHMPADRMGSFDENPTVALRDKYLRDHRRTFAPSPLVPLSKLPHQPHRRELQQPFNVNRVPNSSLQLPATRGRLYGNRPPNLNQPYSIHRPVYNLPRRPLSLPEHIAAASNPPPHVNPLRRLEIKRPQLGGRGGILKRVAPVSYGPTGHRVQFHDQFEEIDFFTGQPITAGRRTIRTTARTPATPRPVTKRPNTPRPAEVTAATDFNWQGHFAVPDDTDSESDDDSEPLVIQTPTKARPAVVSSLQPAQVAQKEQSYKSTYQLSAPLAQAVQEEQPAFNWAGHFAVPDDSDSDSDSEDEPAEPIEFEIAQPEHIQLETPKLTEVEIEQPEPIEVDEPTIKHHHQISSPTTSQTNVVGEPPVRYAEEVVAQSQVTLPPIMTSHSPIMDPVGSSPSSQKRQHAATISTRNASASSPLRHITDTEEPKKSSVSDSSIHPHKTSVMSELTTTKPIKAKSRYIQSLGRGLTSRNIAAAPRPTKRRGAAIRALLNAKPDNAKTDSPMPGSFPEADMEVDENETTESPQRPRFRQPTISTTESRSASTAYYSPLDPEKVPKGEQLSQSPRSDHKTLTAEERRRDLLDFFDKDYTKEIDPNGFLLESDLSSKLTGKSRLLLSQSDSSDSSSSSESTYRSVSPIHQSSESELQPSFGRLKISNFKDHQLALEAQIGEELEQHAVREEKERLAREAEKEQKRLEAEEAERLRREEQAVLARTGGLRPPRAIMIGGISNEWYHRIMDTMKARDNQILGKSGEGNGIEAHSFKTVVNPTAWLDDEIINGALSHLARFINERAGIKDVRAQTPKCVLLNSHFYSNVSRSKGLGDTNRWMRRLGVRPDNLLSVETFVIPINLGNNHWTLAVVRPLKGEVAHIDSMGLSGSGQRAVTDMLMTWLRTFLGNRFDERHWKTRNFVSPVQTNGHDCGVHTITSGMCIALGIDPSSYKPADMPLQRLRLAGVLMNNGFHGVFDLSKL; this is encoded by the exons ATGCCACCTGAAAGTCGCAGAAAGCGTCGGGCTTCGTGTCTGGCAGCTGACAATCAGGTCGTCCAAGCTGTTCCCGGAGCATTCGTCGAGGTTGTCCGTGGAGATTTCAGCCATGCTTTAGCACCTGCAAATTCGACTGCATCTGCTACTGCAGCTATGCCTACAGTTGCGCCTGCAACTCCATCAGTGGCCGAAACGGTGCCTACTGTTATAGAGCCAACTGACCCTACGCCCACCCCGGCTGAGCAGCAGCCACGGGGAGGAATCTTACGCTGGATATCCGGCTTCATCACTCCGGTCTACTCGTTTATCCGTCGCAGAAACAACTCTG AAACGGATACTACTACTTCAATACCCGAGGCTGAGCCTCGTGTCAAACGACGCAAGCTCGAAGAGGCCACCTTTGCTGTAGCCTGGGCTACCATTCCGAGTACCCGTATCGGCATTGAGAACATCGAGAAGGTTCGCGGCTTCATTAAGCGCATCAAGAGGCATGCCGATGAGCCCTATGTTACCATCGCTCACTACAACTTTCCAGGCCCGATCGAGGCCTTCAGCAGCCAGAAGACATATGATAAGGCCTTTAAGCTGCATTTAACAATGTATGATAAGCTGGAGGGCTATGATGCTGCAGATGTTGTCCTCCCAGAGATCTTTAAGCCTCAAACCGAACTCCTCAAGTCGCGCGACATTATTCACGGCGACTTCCCGGACACAAACAACGTCCTCAGTGCCGATGTCCACGACTGGATGATTCACAAGTATAAGGAGAACACCTGGAGAAACTTCAACGCTGCAAAGGCTGAGTTTGCTGCGGTTCTGGACCAAGCAATCAAGAGTCTGCAGTTCATGTACTGTGAGCAATCGTTCTCAAACGTCAAGGGCCTCGTGGGCCACCCGCTCGAGTCGTACGACATTGACATAGACGAGCGACGAAAACACGGAATCGCCGCCGACGTTTTCGAATTTCTGGGACAAAAGATGGAAAAGTCAAGGCTCCTGCGCGAGTTGGTGAAAGCGCCGGCTGAGGCCATGTTTTCGGTGGCGGCTGATTGTCGTGCTCTCGAGGAGACAAAGCCGGTCCCGAGTCACGTTGTCTTTGAGGCTGCAACCGTTGTGCCCCACTCTTTTCGTCGCCGCCAGGAGGCCCAGGACCAACCACAAAGCTGGACGGTCCACATGCCAGCTGACCGCATGGGAAGCTTCGACGAGAACCCCACGGTCGCGCTTCGCGATAAATACCTGCGCGATCACCGAAGGACGTTTGCCCCGTCACCCCTGGTGCCCCTGAGCAAGCTCCCGCATCAGCCGCATCGCAGAGAGTTACAGCAGCCGTTCAACGTGAACCGCGTTCCCAATTCGAGTCTGCAACTGCCAGCCACTCGCGGTCGCTTGTACGGCAACCGGCCACCAAACCTAAACCAGCCATACAGTATCCATCGTCCAGTGTACAACTTGCCCCGTCGGCCGTTGTCCCTGCCTGAGCACATTGCAGCAGCATCAAATCCACCTccccacgtcaaccctttaaGACGCCTTGAGATCAAAAGGCCCCAACTTggaggccgtggtggaattcTCAAGAGGGTTGCACCAGTATCCTACGGACCTACCGGGCACCGCGTTCAATTCCACGATCAATTCGAGGAGATTGACTTTTTTACCGGTCAGCCTATCACGGCCGGGAGGCGTACCATCAGGACCACCGCCAGGACACCAGCCACACCGCGGCCCGTCACCAAGAGGCCCAACACCCCCAGGCCTGCAGAAGTCACCGCTGCTACCGACTTTAACTGGCAAGGTCACTTTGCCGTTCCCGACGACACTGATTCTGAGTCTGACGACGACTCGGAGCCCTTGGTCATCCAGACACCTACTAAGGCTAGGCCTGCGGTTGTATCATCGCTTCAACCCGCCCAGGTCGCTCAAAAGGAGCAGTCATATAAAAGCACCTACCAATTATCGGCCCCACTTGCCCAGGCCGTTCAAGAGGAACAGCCGGCTTTCAACTGGGCTGGTCACTTTGCTGTGCCTGACGACAGCGACAGTGACAGCGACAGTGAGGACGAACCCGCTGAGCCCATTGAGTTTGAGATTGCGCAACCTGAGCACATCCAGCTTGAGACACCTAAGCTCACTGAGGTTGAGATTGAGCAACCTGAGCCCATTGAGGTTGACGAGCCCACGATCAAACATCATCATCAAATTTCAAGCCCCACAACTTCCCAGACGAATGTTGTCGGCGAGCCCCCGGTGCGGTACGCCGAGGAGGTTGTTGCGCAGTCACAAGTCACGCTGCCCCCCATTATGACCAGTCATTCACCCATTATGGATCCTGTAGGCTCATCGCCATCTTCACAGAAGAGGCAACATGCAGCCACTATCTCTACTCGGAATGCCTCTGCTTCTTCTCCACTTCGCCATATCACAGACACAGAAGAGCCGAAGAAGTCCTCAGTGTCAGACTCGTCAATTCATCCTCATAAAACTAGCGTCATGTCAGAACTAACGACTACCAAGCCCATAAAGGCCAAGAGTCGTTACATACAGTCATTGGGTCGTGGTCTCACAAGCAGAAATATAGCCGCTGCTCCCAGACCAACAAAGCGCAGGGGGGCTGCTATTCGCGCCTTACTTAATGCGAAGCCCGATAATGCAAAGACTGATTCGCCCATGCCGGGCTCGTTCCCGGAGGCCGACATGGAGGTTGATGAGAATGAAACGACAGAAAGCCCACAGAGGCCTCGCTTTAGACAACCAACAATTTCCACCACAGAGTCACGTTCGGCATCTACCGCCTACTACAGCCCGCTAGACCCTGAGAAGGTACCAAAGGGCGAGCAACTATCTCAATCCCCACGGTCTGATCACAAGACCCTCACGGCAGAGGAGAGACGTCGGGATCTTCTCGATTTCTTTGACAAGGATTATACCAAGGAAATAGACCCCAACGGCTTTTTGCTCGAGTCTGATTTATCTTCAAAACTTACCGGAAAATCCCGGCTTCTCTTATCGCAAAGCGACTCGTCAGActcatcgtcctcctcgGAGTCAACGTACAGGTCAGTTTCGCCGATTCACCAATCCAGCGAATCCGAGCTGCAGCCTTCGTTCGGTCGCCTCAAGATCAGCAATTTTAAGGACCATCAGCTTGCATTGGAAGCGCAGATCGGAGAAGAGCTCGAGCAGCATGCAGTGCGGGAAGAGAAGGAGCGTCTCGCCCGTGAAGCAGAGAAGGAACAGAAAAGGCTTGAGGCGGAAGAAGCTGAACGTCTCCGTCGGGAAGAGCAAGCAGTGCTCGCAAGGACCGGAGGTCTCCGCCCGCCAAGGGCCATCATGATCGGCGGCATCTCCAACGAATGGTACCACAGAATCATGGACACCATGAAGGCACGGGACAACCAAATTCTTGGCAAGTCAGGCGAGGGCAACGGCATCGAAGCCCATTCCTTCAAGACTGTTGTTAATCCAACAGCATGGCTGGACGATGAAATCATCAATGGAGCACTTTCACACCTCGCAAGGTTCATCAACGAGAGGGCAGGGATTAAGGATGTCAGGGCACAGACGCCGAAATGCGTGCTTCTAAACTCACACTTTTACTCCAACGTCTCGAGGTCCAAGGGACTTGGAGATACCAACCGATGGATGAGGAGGCTAGGCGTCCGCCCAGACAACTTGCTTAGCGTGGAGACGTTCGTCATCCCCATCAACCTTGGCAACAACCACTGGACGCTGGCAGTTGTTCGCCCACTCAAGGGTGAGGTCGCGCACATCGACTCGATGGGCTTGTCGGGCTCTGGCCAGCGCGCCGTCACCGATATGTTGATGACCTGGTTACGCACATTCCTCGGCAACAGGTTCGACGAGCGTCACTGGAAGACTCGGAATTTTGTCTCGCCCGTGCAGACAAACGGTCACGACTGTGGCGTCCATACCATCACCAGCGGCATGTGCATCGCCCTGGGTATTGACCCCTCCTCATACAAGCCTGCGGATATGCCGCTCCAGCGTCTGAGGCTTGCCGGAGTTCTGATGAACAACGGATTTCATGGCGTATTTGACCTGTCCAAGCTGTAA
- a CDS encoding phenol 2-monooxygenase — MVSTDSRSDSPTNYDIVIVGAGPVGLMLSTCLARWGYKIKHIDNRSEPTVTGRADGIQPRSLDLLRNMGLKSGIMKHKPARVFEVAFWDPSTADASKGITRTGTWASCPSFIDARYPFTTLLHQGFIERVFLSDLEENGVHVQRPWTITGFTSDEKKNPNYPVEVQLKHLDGTASETIRAKYLFGGEGARSFIREQLGIGIKHKDPISHVWGVMDGVVQTDFPDIKMKCTIHSRHGSIMVIPRENNLVRLYIQIASSTDPDFNPRKTATEQEVQASAKKILQPYSIEWERVEWYSVYPIGQGIADRYTLDHRVFLGGDSCHTHSPKAGQGMNTAFLDGQNLAWKIHAVESGFAKRSLLETYESERKAVAETLLDFDNKYAKLFSTRPPDASEVKAASEDHGNQGGHDNDFVRTFKESCEFTSGYGVAYQPNQLNWSPSHPAQSSTINPEGNKLRPGRLFINADVTRVADANVVHLEQEVPLNGSFRIFVFAGKPSVTKQALSDFARNLRLKGSFFSSYLRSDIDKVSYHERHNPHSKFFTFCTTFAAPRSSIEISRDVPDILARYSDHIYADDRIHREGRGAGPAMSAHKKMGLDEERGGVVVVRPDGYVGVATKLVEGSGTVDALNQYFAAFCTQRTGAATAQL, encoded by the exons ATGGTTTCCACAGATTCCCGCAGCGACTCCCCGACAAACTATGACATAG TCATTGTTGGTGCCGGCCCGGTTGGGCTGATGCTCTCAACATGCCTTGCTCGCTGGGGCTACAAGATCAAGCATATCGACAACCGCAGTGAGCCGACCGTCACAGGCCGTGCAGATGGTATCCAGCCACGCTCCCTGGACTTGCTCCGAAACATGGGGCTCAAGTCTGGCATCATGAAGCACAAGCCCGCCCGCGTCTTCGAGGTGGCGTTTTGGGACCCTTCAACTGCAGACGCATCCAAGGGCATCACCAGGACCGGCACATGGGCAAGCTGCCCCAGTTTCATTGATGCCAGGTACCCATTCACCACTCTTTTGCACCAGGGCTTCATCGAGCGAGTTTTCCTTTCAGACCTCGAGGAGAATGGAGTGCACGTACAAAGGCCGTGGACCATTACTGGCTTCACCTCAGACGAGAAGAAAAACCCAAATTACCCTGTCGAGGTGCAGCTGAAGCACCTTGACGGGACCGCCAGCGAGACGATCCGGGCCAAATATCTGTTTGGTGGCGAGGGAGCTCGTTCATTTATCCGAGAACAACTTGGCATCGGCATCAAGCACAAGGACCCAATCTCACACGTCTGGGGTGTCATGGACGGCGTAGTCCAGACAGACTTTCCCGACATCAAG ATGAAATGCACAATACACTCGCGCCACGGTTCAATCATGGTGATCCCGCGTGAGAACAATTTGGTGCGGTTATATATCCAGATAGCCTCTTCGACTGATCCGGACTTCAACCCGCGTAAGACTGCCACCGAGCAGGAAGTGCAGGCCTCAGCCAAGAAAATCCTCCAGCCGTACTCGATAGAATGGGAGCGAGTGGAATGGTACTCTGTCTACCCCATCGGCCAGGGTATAGCTGACCGCTACACCCTTGATCACCGCGTATTCTTGGGAGGAGACTCGTGTCACACTCACAGT CCCAAGGCCGGTCAGGGCATGAACACTGCCTTCCTGGATGGCCAAAATCTCGCATGGAAGATCCACGCGGTTGAAAGCGGATTTGCCAAGAGGAGTTTGCTTGAGACCTATGAGTCGGAGAGGAAAGCCGTTGCCGAGACTCTGCTTGATTTTGACAACAAGTATGCTAAGCTCTTTTCAACCCGCCCGCCTGATGCCAGCGAAGTCAAGGCAGCCTCGGAGGACCATGGAAACCAGGGAGGTCACGACAACGACTTTGTACGAACGTTCAAAGAGTCTTGCGAGTTTACCAGCGGCTACGGCGTGGCCTACCAGCCAAACCAGCTGAACTGGTCTCCCAGTCACCCCGCTCAGTCCAGCACCATCAACCCCGAGGGCAATAAGCTGCGGCCTGGACGCCTCTTTATCAACGCAGACGTGACGAGAGTCGCCGATGCCAACGTGGTTCATCTGGAGCAGGAGGTTCCACTCAACGGCTCATTCCGCATCTTTGTCTTCGCCGGCAAGCCTTCGGTGACCAAGCAAGCCCTCAGCGACTTTGCGCGCAACCTCCGTCTGAAGGGATCATTTTTCAGCTCATACCTCCGCTCCGACATCGACAAGGTGTCGTACCACGAGAGGCATAACCCACACAGCAAGTTCTTTACCTTTTGCACCACGTTTGCCGCTCCGAGGAGCTCCATCGAGATCTCGCGCGACGTGCCCGACATCCTGGCGCGCTACAGCGACCACATTTACGCCGACGACAGGATCCACCGCGAAGGCAGGGGAGCAGGTCCTGCCATGTCTGCGCACAAGAAGATGGGCCTGGACGAGGAGCGTGGAGGCGTGGTTGTGGTGCGGCCTGATGGCTACGTGGGAGTGGCGACCAAGCTCGTCGAGGGCAGCGGCACCGTTGATGCCCTCAATCAGTACTTTGCTGCATTCTGCACACAAAGAACTGGCGCTGCTACGGCACAGCTGTaa